In a genomic window of Planctomycetota bacterium:
- a CDS encoding uracil-DNA glycosylase, translating into MAKEPDVREEYAALVRAAAARLELEQGFGIDSARLPAFAACADASAPPAAASAGTSPSTRAAARPPRPAAKPARPAAAPVALPPRHVASTPPPPVQAAPLPPAESRAGLFDARNYDFPIPEGLSKGEQLDFFAKTIANCKLCRLHEGRTQVVFGVGNPDADLMFVGEAPGHDEDIQGEPFVGRADQLLTRIIEAMGFRRSDVYIGNVNKCRPPNNRAPLPDEMDACRPFLLRQIDIIQPKVLCLLGATAVRGLLQSKESITRLRGQFIRWRGILVMPTFHPAYLLRNPAEKRVVWEDVQKVRDVVLGKLVV; encoded by the coding sequence GTGGCCAAGGAGCCGGACGTACGCGAGGAGTACGCGGCGCTCGTGCGCGCCGCGGCCGCGCGCCTCGAACTGGAACAGGGCTTCGGCATAGACAGCGCCAGGCTGCCCGCCTTTGCGGCCTGTGCGGATGCCTCGGCGCCGCCCGCGGCGGCCTCGGCGGGGACAAGCCCCTCGACCCGAGCGGCCGCAAGGCCGCCGCGCCCTGCCGCGAAACCCGCGCGCCCCGCCGCGGCGCCCGTGGCCTTGCCGCCCCGGCACGTGGCCAGCACGCCGCCGCCCCCCGTGCAGGCCGCGCCCCTTCCGCCCGCCGAGAGCAGGGCGGGCCTCTTCGACGCCAGGAACTACGATTTCCCGATTCCCGAGGGGCTCTCGAAGGGCGAACAACTGGACTTCTTCGCCAAGACCATCGCGAACTGCAAGTTGTGCCGGCTCCACGAGGGCCGCACCCAGGTGGTCTTCGGCGTGGGGAACCCCGATGCCGACCTGATGTTCGTGGGCGAGGCGCCCGGCCACGACGAGGATATCCAGGGCGAGCCGTTCGTGGGGCGCGCCGACCAGCTCCTCACCCGGATCATCGAGGCGATGGGCTTCCGGCGGAGCGACGTCTACATCGGCAACGTCAACAAGTGCCGCCCGCCCAACAACCGCGCGCCATTGCCCGACGAGATGGACGCCTGCCGCCCCTTCCTCCTGCGGCAGATTGATATCATCCAGCCCAAGGTCCTCTGCCTCCTGGGCGCCACGGCGGTGCGCGGCCTGCTCCAGTCGAAGGAGAGCATCACGCGCCTCCGCGGCCAGTTCATCCGCTGGCGCGGCATCCTGGTGATGCCCACGTTCCACCCCGCCTACCTGCTGCGCAACCCCGCCGAGAAGCGCGTCGTGTGGGAAGACGTGCAGAAGGTGCGCGACGTGGTGCTGGGCAAGCTGGTGGTGTGA
- a CDS encoding glycosyltransferase family 39 protein yields the protein MVLRRTGPAVAILLAASALLFAPSLLTRDPWNPDEPRATEVAREMVVLGNYLVPHLNGEPYSDKPPVFYWLGSTFWRLGYGLNSGRMVSLLAATATALLVYALGRRLHAPETGLLAGLVTLTTLLFGFICKFGVLDPLLTFFTTAAVACAVRAFEGGPGRGRWWLAAYAAAALAVLTKGPPGLAVAVLVPLAYGYARRREVHKGGWWHAAGAALCLALVAAWVVPACLQAGAAYTQDLLFQQTAQRMGEEASHWQPFYFYFLYAPVFLLPWTLLFVPGLLWGMRVGRTRRDAVGLLGVAWFLSVLVFFSLFSGKRERYLLPLVPAVGLLCARYLVAVLRGELVALGGHRGLWKATFVLVGLLGIFFVAAALEPNATVVRWTPDADVQAEMRAAITPGVRLGAGLGGGLILAACFWGLRTPRDGRGEGRRAAAAVAAMLALSLVVDVLATPILNRFKSGRDLVEEAGPYLREPYEIIFYQSDYSGVYNLFTRRTGIRLIRDEKDGPSAEQQLREALRAGRPLSLIAKEGREVQLQGMIEKFGLREVAHERVGHRKIFVLTNAKP from the coding sequence GTGGTCCTGAGGCGAACGGGTCCGGCAGTGGCGATCCTGCTGGCCGCCAGCGCGCTCTTGTTCGCGCCATCGCTGTTGACCCGCGACCCGTGGAATCCTGACGAGCCTCGGGCCACCGAGGTGGCCCGCGAGATGGTGGTGCTGGGCAACTACCTGGTGCCGCACCTCAACGGCGAGCCGTACTCGGACAAGCCGCCGGTCTTCTACTGGCTCGGCTCAACCTTCTGGCGCCTGGGTTACGGGCTCAACTCGGGCCGGATGGTCTCGCTGCTCGCCGCCACGGCCACCGCCCTGCTCGTCTACGCCCTGGGCCGGCGGCTCCATGCGCCCGAGACCGGCCTCCTGGCCGGCCTCGTCACGCTCACGACGCTGCTCTTCGGTTTCATCTGCAAGTTCGGCGTGCTGGACCCCCTGCTCACGTTTTTTACCACGGCGGCGGTCGCGTGCGCCGTGCGCGCCTTCGAAGGCGGCCCCGGGCGCGGGCGCTGGTGGCTCGCGGCCTATGCCGCCGCCGCGCTGGCCGTGCTCACGAAGGGGCCGCCCGGCCTCGCCGTGGCCGTGCTCGTGCCCCTGGCCTACGGCTACGCTCGGCGCCGCGAGGTGCACAAGGGCGGCTGGTGGCACGCAGCCGGCGCGGCGCTCTGCCTCGCCCTCGTCGCGGCGTGGGTCGTCCCCGCCTGCCTCCAGGCGGGAGCGGCCTATACGCAGGACCTCCTCTTCCAGCAGACGGCCCAACGAATGGGCGAGGAGGCGAGCCACTGGCAGCCCTTCTACTTCTACTTTCTCTACGCACCCGTCTTCCTTCTGCCGTGGACCCTGCTCTTCGTGCCCGGCCTGCTCTGGGGCATGAGGGTGGGCCGCACGCGGCGCGACGCCGTGGGCCTCCTGGGCGTGGCCTGGTTCCTCAGCGTGCTTGTCTTCTTCTCGCTGTTCTCGGGCAAGCGCGAGCGCTACCTGCTGCCCCTCGTGCCCGCAGTGGGCCTGCTCTGTGCCCGGTACCTTGTCGCGGTGCTCCGGGGCGAGCTGGTGGCGCTCGGGGGCCATCGCGGTCTGTGGAAGGCGACGTTTGTGCTCGTGGGCCTGCTGGGCATCTTCTTCGTGGCGGCGGCCCTGGAGCCGAACGCCACGGTGGTGCGGTGGACTCCGGACGCGGATGTGCAGGCCGAGATGCGGGCGGCCATCACCCCGGGCGTGAGGCTCGGCGCGGGCCTCGGCGGCGGCCTGATCCTCGCCGCGTGCTTCTGGGGGCTTCGGACGCCGCGCGACGGACGCGGCGAGGGCCGCCGCGCGGCGGCCGCCGTGGCCGCCATGCTCGCGCTGTCGCTGGTGGTGGACGTGCTGGCCACGCCGATCCTCAACCGCTTCAAGTCGGGCCGCGACCTCGTGGAGGAGGCCGGCCCCTACCTTCGCGAGCCCTACGAGATCATCTTCTACCAGTCCGACTACTCGGGCGTCTACAACCTGTTCACCCGGCGCACCGGGATTCGCCTGATCCGGGATGAGAAGGATGGCCCGAGCGCGGAGCAGCAGTTGCGCGAGGCCCTCCGCGCGGGGAGGCCCCTGTCGCTGATCGCCAAGGAGGGCCGCGAGGTCCAGCTCCAGGGGATGATCGAGAAGTTCGGCCTCCGCGAGGTCGCGCACGAGCGCGTCGGGCACCGCAAGATCTTCGTGCTCACCAACGCCAAGCCGTAA
- a CDS encoding helix-turn-helix domain-containing protein, translating to MGADDSTQGLKRKERERLAHRQEILAAAERVFARNGYRGATVEQIAQEAEFAVGTLYNYFPKGKEELYEEVLAGLIEASLATFRDTVLSQADPVAAVEALIEFRVRILDEHKGFARVVFQTPLAEQSDASLALPQRCLALIQDAKAAFTRVLERGIVAGVFVDVGAANLELCLQGILNAFIARWLIHETQEPVAQRVAALRAIVLRLLLARGTDGERP from the coding sequence ATGGGAGCCGACGATTCGACGCAGGGGCTGAAGCGTAAGGAACGCGAGCGGCTGGCCCATCGCCAGGAGATTCTGGCGGCCGCGGAACGGGTCTTCGCGCGCAACGGTTACCGCGGCGCCACGGTCGAGCAGATTGCCCAGGAGGCCGAATTCGCCGTCGGCACGCTCTACAACTACTTCCCCAAGGGCAAGGAAGAGCTGTATGAGGAGGTGCTGGCCGGGCTGATCGAGGCGTCGCTGGCAACCTTCCGCGACACCGTGCTGAGCCAGGCCGACCCGGTGGCGGCGGTTGAGGCGCTCATCGAGTTTCGCGTGCGGATCCTCGACGAGCACAAGGGCTTTGCGCGCGTGGTGTTCCAGACGCCGCTGGCCGAGCAGAGCGACGCCTCGCTCGCCCTGCCGCAGCGGTGCCTGGCGCTCATCCAGGACGCCAAGGCGGCGTTCACCCGGGTGCTTGAGCGCGGGATCGTCGCCGGCGTGTTCGTGGACGTGGGGGCGGCCAACCTCGAGCTTTGCCTCCAGGGCATCCTGAACGCCTTCATCGCCAGGTGGCTGATTCACGAGACGCAAGAGCCCGTGGCTCAAAGGGTTGCGGCACTGCGGGCGATTGTGCTTCGCCTGCTTCTGGCCCGAGGGACTGATGGAGAACGACCTTGA
- a CDS encoding TolC family protein, translated as MNLKRFRADVAASREAALQAWQQSLAGHDDPSRPTIRGDLSLEAAQILAMGNSKQLLATLQEKEIAAGALTEAWSALYPTAALTGTYTRVDQVSSFSAGPQTITIGSLDNYSFALALRQPVFQGGAIRAGIRAAKIATLVADEQVRTIVQAVLFQTRKAYYDVLLAVELVKVSELDLDLAKRHLDDVEKRFKAGTAKEYDVLRARVEISNIEAELIERQNTERRGRAQLLRILGVAQGSQVTLTGKLVHEAISPELEAAVGKAFRQRPELFLAEFAVRLQHQLVRVARAGWFPMLSVFFTETYAKPDPHSMTNIQWNDAWTAGTSLAWTLFDGFRTSARVRQERARLRQREIALLDAEEQVLLEVQEALLSVEDAEKLVVSQSANIERAREGLRLAEVGYRAGATTEVEVLDARQALSKAQALYYQALYAHMMTRLMLEKATGDLESRGKEAGR; from the coding sequence ATGAACCTCAAACGCTTCCGGGCCGACGTGGCGGCCAGCCGCGAGGCGGCCCTCCAGGCCTGGCAGCAATCGCTGGCCGGGCACGACGACCCCTCGCGCCCCACGATTCGGGGCGACCTGTCGCTCGAGGCGGCCCAGATTCTCGCGATGGGCAACAGCAAGCAGCTCCTGGCCACGCTCCAGGAGAAGGAGATCGCGGCTGGCGCCCTCACGGAGGCCTGGTCCGCGCTGTACCCCACCGCGGCGCTCACGGGCACTTACACGCGGGTGGACCAGGTGTCGAGCTTCTCAGCCGGGCCGCAGACCATCACGATCGGCAGCCTCGACAACTACTCGTTCGCTCTGGCCCTCCGGCAGCCCGTCTTCCAGGGCGGCGCGATTCGGGCCGGCATCCGAGCCGCCAAGATCGCCACCCTCGTCGCCGACGAGCAGGTCCGCACCATCGTCCAGGCGGTCCTCTTCCAGACGCGCAAGGCCTACTACGACGTGCTGCTGGCCGTCGAACTGGTCAAGGTGAGCGAGCTGGACCTCGATCTCGCAAAGCGGCACCTGGACGACGTTGAGAAGCGCTTCAAGGCCGGCACCGCCAAGGAGTACGACGTGCTGCGCGCGCGGGTGGAGATCAGCAACATCGAGGCCGAGCTGATCGAGCGCCAGAACACCGAACGGCGGGGCCGGGCGCAACTGCTGCGCATCCTGGGGGTGGCGCAAGGCAGCCAGGTGACCCTCACGGGGAAGCTGGTGCACGAGGCGATCAGCCCCGAGCTCGAGGCGGCCGTGGGCAAGGCGTTCCGCCAGCGGCCCGAGCTGTTCCTCGCCGAGTTCGCCGTGCGCCTCCAGCATCAGCTCGTGCGTGTGGCCCGCGCCGGCTGGTTTCCCATGCTGAGCGTGTTCTTCACGGAGACGTACGCCAAGCCCGACCCGCACTCGATGACGAACATCCAGTGGAACGACGCCTGGACGGCCGGGACGAGCCTGGCGTGGACCCTGTTTGATGGCTTCAGGACCTCGGCCCGTGTGCGGCAGGAGCGCGCGCGGCTGCGCCAACGGGAGATCGCCTTGCTGGACGCCGAGGAGCAGGTGCTGCTCGAGGTGCAGGAGGCCCTCCTGAGCGTCGAGGACGCGGAGAAACTGGTCGTGTCGCAGTCGGCCAACATCGAGCGGGCGCGCGAGGGGTTGCGGCTGGCCGAGGTGGGCTACCGCGCGGGCGCGACCACCGAGGTGGAGGTGCTGGACGCGCGCCAGGCGCTCTCGAAGGCTCAGGCCCTCTACTACCAGGCGCTGTACGCTCACATGATGACTCGCCTCATGCTCGAGAAGGCGACCGGCGACCTCGAGTCGCGCGGAAAGGAAGCAGGCAGATGA
- a CDS encoding efflux RND transporter periplasmic adaptor subunit has translation MKSAMKALKLLAWLAVVGGLGYWAAVRGYARYQEKMGQAKAPADKGPSGPVHTTGVKARARDLRRVAMLTGTVKPMAEVRVMSKVSGRLDALRLPDGTPIELGTVIERKDTPIAVIDHDAYVAQEKQAEATVKALEAELVRVNAKARPEELAIAEANVKAAQAALESARAAVEGARAAVAQALAMLRNATSEVERIRRLFEEKVATQQQLDSAEAQFAVARERHQAEQQQVRSAEQRVLSAEQQLRAAQEQLALTEKGARQEDREAVAAKIEPARAALELARINVKESTIRAPIAGVVAAKHLDEGNMVSPVTPIVTLMDVATVKVVVGVAERDLTFVRAGATKATVTVDAYGGETFEGTVQKVSPVVDERTRTVEIEVHIANADRRLKPGMFTRVGLLLEERKGATTIPDYAMLWEDEKPFAVVAEGGKAHRRALKLGLAEGAMVEVLEGVRPGETVLTRGHHGLEDGAPVTVEEEAK, from the coding sequence ATGAAATCCGCGATGAAGGCTCTCAAGCTGCTGGCGTGGCTCGCCGTCGTCGGCGGCCTGGGCTACTGGGCCGCGGTGCGCGGCTACGCCCGCTACCAGGAGAAGATGGGGCAGGCGAAGGCGCCCGCCGACAAGGGGCCCTCCGGGCCGGTCCACACGACCGGCGTGAAGGCGCGGGCGCGCGACCTGCGCCGCGTGGCCATGCTCACGGGCACCGTGAAGCCGATGGCGGAGGTGCGCGTGATGTCGAAGGTCAGCGGCCGCCTCGACGCCCTGCGCCTGCCCGACGGCACGCCGATCGAGCTGGGCACCGTGATCGAGAGGAAAGACACCCCCATTGCCGTGATTGACCACGATGCCTACGTGGCGCAGGAGAAGCAGGCCGAGGCGACCGTGAAGGCGCTGGAGGCCGAGCTGGTGCGGGTGAACGCCAAAGCCCGTCCCGAGGAGCTCGCCATTGCGGAGGCCAACGTCAAGGCCGCGCAGGCCGCCCTCGAGAGCGCCCGGGCCGCCGTCGAGGGGGCCCGGGCCGCCGTCGCCCAGGCCCTCGCCATGCTCAGGAACGCCACCAGCGAGGTCGAGCGCATCCGGAGGCTCTTCGAGGAGAAGGTCGCCACGCAGCAGCAGCTCGACTCGGCGGAGGCCCAGTTCGCCGTTGCGCGCGAGCGGCATCAGGCCGAGCAGCAGCAGGTGCGCAGCGCCGAGCAACGGGTGCTGAGCGCCGAACAGCAGCTCCGGGCCGCGCAGGAGCAGCTCGCGCTCACCGAAAAGGGCGCCCGGCAGGAGGACCGCGAGGCCGTGGCGGCCAAGATCGAGCCCGCCAGGGCCGCCCTCGAACTCGCGCGGATCAACGTCAAGGAATCCACCATCCGGGCGCCCATCGCGGGCGTGGTGGCGGCCAAACACCTCGACGAAGGGAACATGGTCTCGCCGGTCACCCCCATCGTGACCCTGATGGATGTGGCCACCGTGAAGGTGGTCGTGGGCGTGGCCGAACGCGACCTGACGTTCGTGCGCGCGGGCGCGACCAAGGCGACCGTGACCGTGGACGCCTACGGCGGCGAGACCTTCGAGGGCACGGTGCAGAAGGTCAGCCCGGTCGTGGACGAGCGCACGCGCACCGTGGAGATCGAAGTCCACATTGCCAACGCCGACCGCCGGCTCAAGCCGGGCATGTTCACCCGCGTCGGGCTGCTCCTCGAGGAGCGCAAGGGGGCGACCACCATTCCCGACTATGCCATGCTGTGGGAGGACGAGAAGCCGTTCGCCGTGGTCGCCGAGGGCGGCAAGGCGCACCGCCGCGCCCTCAAGCTGGGCCTGGCGGAGGGCGCCATGGTGGAGGTGCTTGAAGGCGTGAGGCCCGGCGAAACGGTGCTCACGCGCGGCCACCACGGGCTCGAGGACGGCGCCCCTGTCACCGTGGAGGAGGAGGCGAAGTGA
- a CDS encoding efflux RND transporter permease subunit — MKLPEFSVRNPVTTMMIFFAILVIGAFCLTQLPIDLMPEMELPAITVLTTYPGAAAEDVETKVTKLLEDRISTTPELKHIVSTSKEEVSVIRLIFEWGTDLDSRANEVRDRIGFAKILLPDDVEDPLILKLDIANFPIMFFGVLARESYADLYKLIEDEIVDPLKRLPGVGAVVIRGSTNRQVNIQFDRQRLASYGLTPQDVVRAVNLENQTIPGGNVKQGLTDYLIRVPGEFKDVEPMKRIVLKATNGSVVRLGDVATVEWGFKEETQQVRVNGQRGLLFMVQKQSGANTVKVARSVNARIPELQKRLPADVKISLLMDSSADIERSITDLKDALLIGGGLTIAAVLVFLRSVSGTFVITLSMPFSLILTFILAFFFGYTINMMTLFGMIIAVGMVVDNAIVILENVTRHREEGEEAREAAIYGASEVAMPIVASTITTLCIFFPIIFVKGVTRIFFTEFAAIVAIVLLGSLFSALTLTPMLASKFLRKGVRGERPGLGFRLFESGFNILQAWYDTALAWSLRHRALVILAAVAMLAGSVFLVPLIGSEFVPEEDRAQLRGIVHMPVGTRVEETARIMRAMEQIVLEEVAPQERQMTYWRCGQSEEGVQSVFGEEGSHIGEFGASLVPINRRQRSVKEIAQAVRRRIEAVKNTLGIYKYRLDTGDWMSQLIMGGGMPLSVEILGDDLAVTDALAAQVKAIAAEVPGIVDVSISRLKGKPEFQVTVDRDRASALGLNVYDIADTIRASFYGRVASKYRIAGDEYDIFVRLMEKDRGTFEDIALTPVRLPGGGLVQVGNLATVHLERGPVEIERKDQSRLVTVGGNFQGRSAGEAVADLEKRLASLNVPQGVEIRFAGQAEEQRESFFWLTLALVIGILLVYMVMASQFESLLDPFVIMFSVPFAFVGVIWGIFLAGHNLSIIVFIGLLLLVGVVVNNAIVLVDYANLLRARGHELFDAIRLAGRTRLRPVLMTAVTTIVALIPMAFGGGQGAEIWNPLGMTVFAGLTVSTVLTLIFVPILYTIFERRGHARREEGA; from the coding sequence ATGAAGCTCCCCGAGTTCTCGGTCCGCAATCCCGTCACCACGATGATGATCTTCTTCGCCATCCTGGTGATCGGCGCGTTCTGCCTCACGCAGCTCCCCATTGACCTCATGCCCGAGATGGAGCTGCCGGCCATCACCGTGCTCACCACGTATCCGGGCGCCGCGGCCGAGGACGTGGAAACCAAGGTCACCAAGCTCCTCGAAGACCGCATCTCGACCACCCCCGAGCTCAAGCACATCGTCTCGACCTCCAAGGAAGAGGTCTCGGTGATCCGCCTCATCTTCGAGTGGGGCACCGACCTCGACTCCCGTGCGAACGAGGTCCGCGACCGCATCGGCTTCGCCAAGATTCTGCTGCCCGACGACGTCGAGGACCCCCTGATCCTGAAGCTGGACATCGCGAACTTCCCGATCATGTTCTTCGGCGTGCTGGCCCGCGAGAGCTACGCGGACCTCTACAAGCTGATCGAGGACGAGATCGTGGACCCCCTGAAGCGCCTGCCCGGCGTCGGCGCCGTGGTCATCCGGGGTTCCACCAACCGCCAGGTGAACATCCAGTTCGACCGCCAACGCCTGGCCAGCTACGGGCTGACGCCGCAGGACGTCGTGCGCGCGGTGAACCTCGAGAACCAGACCATCCCCGGGGGCAACGTGAAGCAGGGCCTCACCGACTACCTGATCCGCGTGCCCGGCGAGTTCAAGGACGTGGAGCCGATGAAGCGCATCGTGCTCAAGGCCACGAACGGCTCCGTGGTGCGCCTGGGCGACGTGGCGACCGTCGAGTGGGGCTTCAAGGAGGAGACCCAGCAGGTGCGCGTCAACGGCCAGCGCGGCCTGCTCTTCATGGTCCAGAAGCAGTCGGGCGCCAACACCGTGAAGGTCGCGCGCTCGGTCAACGCGCGCATCCCCGAGCTCCAGAAGCGCCTGCCCGCCGACGTGAAGATCAGCCTGCTGATGGACTCGTCGGCCGACATCGAGCGGTCCATCACCGACCTGAAGGACGCGCTGCTGATCGGCGGCGGGCTCACGATCGCGGCCGTGCTGGTGTTCCTGCGCAGTGTGAGCGGCACCTTTGTGATCACCCTCAGCATGCCGTTCTCGCTCATCCTCACCTTCATCCTGGCCTTCTTCTTCGGCTACACGATCAACATGATGACGCTCTTCGGCATGATCATCGCCGTGGGCATGGTGGTGGACAACGCGATCGTGATCCTGGAGAACGTCACGCGCCACCGCGAGGAAGGCGAAGAGGCGCGCGAGGCCGCCATCTACGGCGCCTCCGAGGTGGCTATGCCCATCGTGGCCTCCACCATCACCACGCTGTGCATCTTCTTCCCCATCATCTTCGTCAAGGGCGTGACGCGCATCTTCTTCACCGAGTTCGCGGCCATCGTGGCCATCGTGCTGCTGGGCTCGCTGTTCTCGGCGCTCACGCTCACGCCCATGCTGGCCTCGAAGTTCCTGCGCAAGGGCGTGCGCGGCGAGCGGCCCGGCCTGGGGTTCCGGCTGTTCGAGAGCGGCTTCAACATCCTCCAGGCCTGGTACGACACGGCTCTGGCCTGGTCGCTGCGCCACCGCGCCCTCGTCATCCTCGCCGCCGTGGCCATGCTGGCCGGCAGCGTGTTCCTCGTGCCCCTGATCGGCTCGGAGTTCGTGCCCGAGGAGGACCGCGCCCAGCTCCGCGGCATCGTGCACATGCCCGTGGGCACGCGCGTCGAAGAGACCGCTCGCATCATGCGGGCCATGGAACAGATCGTGCTCGAGGAGGTGGCGCCCCAGGAGCGCCAGATGACCTACTGGCGCTGCGGCCAGAGCGAGGAGGGCGTGCAGAGCGTCTTCGGCGAGGAGGGCTCGCACATCGGCGAGTTCGGCGCCAGCCTGGTGCCCATCAATCGGCGGCAACGGTCCGTCAAGGAGATCGCCCAGGCCGTGCGCCGCCGCATCGAGGCCGTCAAGAACACCCTCGGCATCTACAAGTACCGCCTCGACACCGGCGACTGGATGTCGCAGCTCATCATGGGGGGCGGCATGCCGCTGAGCGTCGAGATTCTCGGCGACGACCTGGCGGTCACCGACGCCCTGGCCGCGCAGGTCAAGGCCATCGCGGCCGAGGTGCCGGGGATCGTGGATGTGAGCATCTCGCGCCTGAAGGGCAAGCCCGAGTTCCAGGTGACGGTGGACCGCGACCGGGCGTCGGCCCTGGGCCTCAACGTGTACGACATCGCCGACACGATCCGCGCCTCCTTCTACGGGCGCGTGGCCAGCAAGTACCGCATCGCGGGCGACGAGTACGACATCTTCGTGCGGCTCATGGAGAAGGACCGCGGCACGTTCGAGGACATCGCCCTCACGCCCGTGCGCCTGCCGGGCGGGGGCCTGGTGCAGGTGGGCAACCTGGCCACGGTGCACCTCGAGCGCGGCCCGGTGGAGATCGAGCGCAAGGACCAGAGCCGCCTCGTGACCGTGGGCGGGAACTTCCAGGGCCGCTCGGCCGGCGAGGCCGTGGCCGACCTCGAGAAGAGGCTCGCCTCGCTGAACGTGCCCCAGGGCGTCGAGATCCGGTTCGCCGGCCAGGCGGAGGAGCAGCGCGAGAGCTTCTTCTGGCTCACCCTGGCCCTCGTCATCGGCATCCTGCTCGTCTACATGGTCATGGCCTCGCAGTTCGAGTCGCTGCTCGACCCCTTCGTCATCATGTTCTCGGTGCCGTTCGCCTTCGTCGGGGTGATCTGGGGCATCTTCCTGGCGGGGCACAACCTGAGCATCATCGTCTTCATCGGCCTGCTGCTGCTCGTGGGCGTGGTGGTGAACAACGCGATCGTGCTGGTGGACTATGCGAACCTGCTGCGCGCCCGCGGGCACGAGCTGTTCGACGCGATTCGCCTGGCCGGCCGCACGCGGCTGCGCCCCGTGCTGATGACCGCCGTCACCACCATCGTGGCCCTGATCCCGATGGCGTTCGGGGGAGGGCAGGGCGCCGAGATCTGGAACCCGCTGGGCATGACCGTGTTCGCGGGGCTCACGGTCTCCACCGTGCTCACGCTCATCTTCGTGCCGATCCTCTACACCATCTTCGAGCGCCGCGGCCACGCGCGCCGCGAGGAGGGCGCATGA
- a CDS encoding P-II family nitrogen regulator: MKLIFIAYDEAHDRQVLQVLHDAGVESYTRWLEVQGRGRSGGPHLGTPVWPKRNHALVVAVEDEQAARIVEAIRSLRQTLTLKGLKAFVLPLEEAT, translated from the coding sequence GTGAAACTCATCTTCATCGCCTACGACGAGGCGCACGACCGGCAGGTCTTGCAGGTGCTCCACGACGCCGGGGTGGAGAGCTACACGCGGTGGCTCGAGGTGCAGGGCCGCGGCAGGTCGGGCGGGCCGCACCTGGGCACGCCCGTGTGGCCCAAGCGCAACCACGCCCTCGTCGTCGCCGTCGAGGATGAGCAAGCCGCCCGGATTGTGGAGGCGATCCGCTCCCTGCGCCAGACCCTCACCCTGAAGGGCCTCAAGGCCTTCGTGCTGCCCCTGGAAGAGGCCACCTGA
- the folE gene encoding GTP cyclohydrolase I FolE, with translation MDSEKIKQAIRLYLEGIGDDPDRPGLRRTPERVAAMCAEVFAGYTADPKAIFRHFHAEHHDEIVLVRDIPFYSTCEHHLLPFFGKAHVAYLPDGKRLCGISKLARIVEVHARRLQLQERLTAQVADSLVRALKPKGVLVVIEAEHLCMTMRGVRAPGSRTVTSVVRGLFRENAATRAEAMALLHDRGL, from the coding sequence ATGGACAGCGAGAAGATCAAGCAAGCGATTCGCCTGTACCTCGAGGGCATCGGCGACGACCCCGACCGCCCCGGCCTGCGCCGCACGCCCGAGCGCGTGGCGGCCATGTGCGCGGAGGTCTTCGCAGGCTACACGGCCGACCCCAAGGCGATCTTCCGTCACTTCCACGCGGAGCACCACGACGAGATCGTGCTGGTGCGCGACATCCCCTTCTACTCCACCTGCGAGCACCACCTGCTGCCGTTTTTCGGCAAGGCCCACGTGGCCTACCTGCCCGACGGCAAGCGCCTGTGCGGCATCAGCAAGCTGGCCCGCATCGTGGAGGTGCATGCCCGGCGCCTCCAGCTCCAGGAGCGCCTCACGGCCCAGGTGGCCGACTCGCTCGTCCGGGCCCTCAAGCCCAAGGGCGTGCTCGTGGTGATCGAGGCGGAACACCTGTGCATGACCATGCGCGGCGTGCGCGCGCCCGGCTCGCGCACCGTGACCTCGGTGGTGCGCGGGCTCTTCCGCGAGAACGCCGCCACCCGAGCCGAGGCCATGGCGCTGCTGCACGACCGCGGGCTCTGA